One segment of Fusarium oxysporum f. sp. lycopersici 4287 chromosome 15, whole genome shotgun sequence DNA contains the following:
- a CDS encoding hypothetical protein (At least one base has a quality score < 10) has product MASATSCPPIVPDPFDLGIHTPANLNRGARTALLQNSPAVVNGPVGVPPVFGRTAQTPSSPLNAISTAAATEGAQLAHPAPSSDPAPTTEQQPVSLIEAATKLARDREEEYNAKLKVFQAFCAKFEEAAKQFTTGPEREFAQRSGWAVLTADITTRDLLVQRQTEWAPDLGATAVETRQEWFTYLVSDYTRKLTDLYGNEADSDAAVEEEIDIQTGQKPQPTSKADQEKRPAKAVQCMLGLSPVTYLSSTPPVQTLRQGRRPRLRGLYRPRAMRQLPRPAQRQLRRLPSSPEKGPRRFPPADQRTRDHIRVVGAETYRQRNVEAQRHAPDLQQNGLPQDSTGSLERSSSRASSPAAPRAPSCIMVATTPEPEEEPEHPRPGSPRKRRIVPISRPHYHGHEVFQANVGKVPLVHDCALALADSERYDIVLLQEPGTTTANSRCLTKTYPAYDIYSPVEAWNSNSTRPRVMTYVRRDSKLSADQNRPYQSRDILWLTVNDTTIVNFYRQNDERDALDTLLQWPIPDRCLVAGDFNATIQDHLIGNPT; this is encoded by the exons ATGGCATCCGCCACCTCCTGTCCGCCTATTGTCCCGGACCCTTTTGACCTGGGAATCCATACTCCTGCCAATCTCAATCGAGGAGCCCGCACTGCCCTCTTACAAAACAGCCCCGCTGTCGTGAATGGACCTGTTGGGGTCCCGCCCGTCTTCGGGAGGACGGCTCAAACGCCGTCTTCGCCTCTCAATGCGATCTCTACTGCTGCGGCCACAGAAGGGGCCCAGCTCGCCCATCCTGCCCCCTCCTCTGACCCTGCCCCGACTACTGAACAGCAACCAGTCTCCCTTATTGAAGCAGCCACTAAGCTCGCACGCGACCGTGAGGAGGAGTACAATGCGAAGTTGAAGGTGTTTCAGGCCTTCTGCGCTAAatttgaagaagcagcgaaACAGTTCACCACTGGGCCTGAACGGGAGTTCGCCCAAAG GTCCGGATGGGCCGTCCTTACCGCCGACATAACCACCCGTGACCTCCTCGTGCAGAGACAGACCGAATGGGCACCCGACTTGGGGGCCACCGCCGTAGAGACTAGGCAGGAGTGGTTTACCTACCTAGTCTCGGATTACACTCGCAAGCTGACCGACCTCTATGGCAATGAAGCGGATAGCGACGCAGCCGTGGAGGAAGAAATAGATATCCAGACAGGGCAGAAACCC CAGCCGACCAGCAAGGCTGATCAAGAAAAGCGACCGGCCAAGGCAGTGCAATGTATGCTTGGACTATCACCCGTCACGTACCTGTCATCGACTCCCCCTGTGCAAACGCTGCGGCAAGGCCGCCGGCCACGACTCCGGGGACTGTACCGCCCCCGAGCAATGCGCCAACTGCCTCGGCCCGCACAGCGCCAACTTCGCCGACTGCCCAGCTCGCCCGAAAAAGGTCCACGGCGTTTTCCGCCGGCTGACCAAAGAACAAGGGACCATATCCGAGTTGTGGGCGCTGAAACATATCGCCAGCGCAACGTAGAAGCGCAACGGCACGCACCTGACCTACAGCAAAACGGCCTACCGCAGGATAGCACCGGGTCGCTAGAAAGATCGAGCTCTCGAGCTAGCAGCCCGGCCGCGCCAAGAGCGCCGTCTTGCATAATGGTGGCCACTACCCCCGAGCCAGAGGAGGAACCCGAACACCCAAGACCCGGGTCCCCAAGGAAGCGCCGCATCGTCCCGATCTCGCGTCCCCACTATCATGGGCACGA GGTCTTTCAAGCCAACGTCGGCAAGGTTCCCCTGGTCCACGACTGTGCCCTTGCATTGGCAGACTCTGAACGATACGACATCGTGCTCCTCCAAGAACCAGGGACGACAACGGCAAACTCCCGCTGCCTCACGAAGACCTATCCTGCATACGACATCTACTCCCCAGTCGAAGCCTGGAACAGTAATTCCACTCGACCTAGAGTCATGACGTACGTCCGCCGAGACTCTAAGCTCTCGGCAGATCAGAATCGGCCATACCAAAGCCGCGATATCCTGTGGCTTACGGTCAACGATACAACAATAGTCAACTTCTATCGCCAGAACGACGAAAGGGATGCGCTGGATACTTTGCTGCAATGGCCGATCCCTGATCGCTGCCTCGTGGCAGGCGACTTCAACGCtaccatccaggaccacctaaTAGGTAACCCCACCTAA
- a CDS encoding hypothetical protein (At least one base has a quality score < 10) has translation MVPASAVTAESTKRVRLPNYAGNSSSTSRPRSGKLGSSARHAVDGSGTTAPRRDKGSPVSSDTSLFVADVPDASGQDPDADAHSSLPSSFLPDSTSRAISSAVTAGLLTQHTLPSSEAPDDQDLVDLPKTLSRYEKKLKKFVGQWHASLVKKGIPEHLVYQLAKHCVQASGEEGDSGTESHHVSRVKKPLFPPVPGAQASTQVLPDVLNNYRDNEDGDIPSRPSASLILTQVPQTDDEPIVVRLGAGARAPKQALGGYDKPATLVEALRAKSRLKNHPEEGDEAFDTLAVALRLQERDFGGRLSSQEICVIGTAVLHEAVQHDSPDMVTIDDIRLIDMKVSLVREWDRWSSPAATGSNRDIEDFLANNGIDANARLALSTRIAKYLSRKLGLPEGTSAKKIYAWRPLTVMADVFGAGIYVFVSRSLFTCYNKIHPTDRIKKEDKFRAMALAVADELPNLLEICEASYKHVVQPVLKPLLPGNNMQDLSRDLRVPGVQMATDGDLHSLRKTSIPELLGVCIPPRGFIEELGSVTGGDANAGTTLVRRQSTLHGHHHDEDGKDSNVDDDDDDGSGEEEGENSD, from the exons ATGGTTCCGGCCTCTGCTGTCACAGCAGAGTCTACTAAACGTGTCCGCTTGCCCAACTATGCCGGTAACTCTTCTAGCACGTCCAGACCTCGATCCGGGAAGCTCGGATCGTCTGCGCGCCACGCTGTGGATGGCAGCGGTACCACGGCTCCCAGACGTGACAAGGGTTCGCCAGTGTCCTCGGACACGAGCTTATTCGTTGCTGATGTCCCTGACGC CTCTGGGCAGGATCCTGACGCCGACGCGCACAGCAGTCTGCCGTCCAGCTTCCTTCCGGATTCCACCTCTCGCGCCATATCAAGTGCAGTCACTGCTGGCTTGTTAACGCAACATACATTGCCGTCGTCCGAGGCGCCGGATGATCAGGATCTCGTTGATCTGCCCAAGACCCTCTCCAGAtacgagaagaagctcaagaagttTGTCGGCCAGTGGCACGCATCCCTCGTCAAGAAGGGTATACCGGAGCATCTAGTTTACCAGCTTGCCAAGCACTGTGTCCAGGCCAGTGGCGAGGAAGGCGATTCGGGGACGGAAAGCCATCATGTGAGTCGTGTGAAGAAGCCACTCTTTCCTCCCGTACCAGGCGCGCAGGCATCCACCCAAGTTTTGCCGGATGTGCTGAACAATTATCGAGACAACGAAGACGGCGACATCCCTTCACGGCCATCTGCCAGTCTAATTCTCACACAGGTCCCTCAGACCGATGATGAACCCATTGTGGTACGGCTGGGCGCCGGTGCGCGAGCACCAAAGCAGGCACTCGGCGGGTATGATAAGCCAGCCACTCTGGTGGAGGCCCTGCGAGCCAAAAGCAGACTCAAGAACCACCCCGAGGAGGGAGATGAGGCTTTCGATACCCTAGCCGTTGCCCTAAGGCTGCAAGAAAGGGACTTTGGCGGCAGACTGTCCTCGCAAGAGATCTGCGTCATAGGTACCGCCGTCCTACATGAG GCCGTTCAGCACGACAGCCCCGACATGGTGACGATCGACGACATTCGACTGATCGATATGAAAGTGTCGCTCGTTCGTGAATGGGATCGTTGGTCGAGCCCAGCCGCGACAGGGTCAAATAGAGACATCGAAGACTTTCTCGCCAACAACGGAATAGACGCTAACGCGAGGTTGGCACTTTCAACGAGGATAGCCAAGTATCTCAGCAGGAAGCTCGGTCTTCCTGAAGGCACCTCGGCCAAGAAGATCTATGCCTGGCGACCACTAACAGTGATGGCAGACGTCTTTGGCGCCGGTATTTATGTCTTTGTCTCCAGGAGCCTCTTTACGTGCTATAACAAGATTCATCCAACCGATCGCATTAAAAAAGAGGATAAGTTCCGTGCCATGGCGCTTGCTGTTGCAGACGAGCTCCCCAACCTCTTGGAGATTTGTGAGGCATCGTACAAGCATGTCGTCCAGCCCGTCCTGAAGCCCCTTCTTCCTGGCAATAATATGCAAGATCTTTCCAGGGACTTAAGAGTCCCTGGGGTTCAGATGGCTACAGACGGTGATCTACACAGCTTGCGAAAAACATCCATTCCAGAACTGCTCGGTGTTTGTATACCTCCACGAGGTTTTATAGAGGAATTGGGCAGTGTTACAGGAGGAGATGCTAATGCTGGAACAACATTGGTTCGCCGACAGTCTACTCTCCACGgacatcatcatgatgaagacggcAAAGATAGTaacgttgacgatgatgatgatgatggaagtggggaagaagagggtgaGAATTCTGATTGA